TTCATTATGTTTGAACGCTGTTAACTGTACCTGCAAAAATACTATTCATAATCTATTTTGAAATTAGTTAGCCTTTTTTTTCTGCTTGCAATTATATTAATGGTTAACGTAATGGCCACTCCAAAAAGAGCGGATCATTATATAACTGTTAAAGATACTATTATAAAACTTGATTCTGTAAGGGATAGGAAATTGCTAAGGCTTAAAAAGCCTGCAAAGGGCGCTAACAGTAAAAATAGCACTGCAACAACCGCATCTACTACCGCACGCGACACCACTCCACAAAAAGCAGGGGGATTAGAAGATATAGTAAAATCGACTGCCGAAGATTCGTCTTTTGTAGATAACGATAACAAGGTTTCGTATTTATATGGTAAAGCCCGTGTTACTTACCAGGAATTTCAATTGGATGCGGAATATATACGTGTCGATGAAAAAAACCATAAAATTTTTGCCCGTGGTGCTACCGATCCGCGTACTAAACGGTATATAGGCAGGCCACTATCAAAATCGGGCAAAGAAAAACCGGTTGCATCCGATTCGTTGATGTACGACTATAAAACAAAAAAAGGTAAAATTTGGAACCCTGCATCAGAGCAGGAAGGTAATTTTATATCGGGAGGACAGGCAAAGCAGCTAAACAAAGAAGAAGTTGCTTACCGCAATGTTATATTTAGTACTTGTAATCTTCCATATCCCGATACGCACTTTGGTATAGTTATTACTAAAGGTATCGGGCAAAAAAACAAGATCATATCTGGCCCTGCATACCTGGAGATTGAAGGTGTGCCATTGCCCTTTGCAATACCCTTTGGCTTTTTCCCTAAACCTGACCAACGTTCATCAGGGGTGTTGTTGCCGACCTTTGGTGAAGACCAGAGACTGGGCTTCTTTTTGCGAAATTTTGGTTACTATATAGGCCTTAATGACAATTTAGATGTTACTACCATGGGTACGCTGTACTCAAAAGGGTCGTACGAGTTAACCAGCACAGCACGTTATTTAAAACGTTATAAATATGGTGGTAGTTTAACACTGAGTTATGGCGCGCATAACTACGGTATACAAGGCGACCCATACCGAAAAGATTTTAATGTCACCTGGTCGCACTCGCAAGATCCTAATGCAAACCCGGGTACAACCTTTAGTGCATCTGTAAATGCGGGTACCTCAAGTTTTTACAGGGATAACCCGGCACAAAACAACTACAATCTTAACTCGCTTACGCAAAATAACCTGCGGTCAAGTATTTCATATGGCCGTGTATGGGCTGGTACACCTTTTAATTTAAACGTTAGTTTAGGCCACAGCCAGGATCTGACCAAAAAGACGGTGACTTTGGAACTGCCTACCTTTAGTTTCAACATGTCTACCTTAAGCCCTTTCGATTCTAAAGACAGGGTTGGCGAACAAGCGTGGTATCAAAAAATTACGGTAGGCTATAGCCTTGTAGGTACAAACAAATTGAATGAGGTACCCGAATCAGAACTGTTTAAAGGCAGTACATTTAGTAAGCGCCTGCAAAATGGCTTACAGCACAATATCCCGGTGGCGTTTAATACCAACCTGTTAAAATTTTTTCAATTTAGTACGGGTGTTAATTATACCGAGCGCTGGTATCTACAAAGTATACGCAAACGTTTCGAAAGGGGTAGTATTGCCGGCCAGTCGGTGCCGGTTACCGATACCGTACCAGGCTTTGTACGTGCCGGTGATTATAGCTTAAATGCATCCCTGTCAACTAAATTTTATGGTATCATGACCTTTAAAAAAGGGAATATCAAAAAAATACGACACGTTACTACACCCACCATCAGTTTTAATTACAAACCCGATTATGGTGACCCCAGCTATGGTTACTACCGTACTGCTGTAAGTAATGCCTCGGTTCCGTATCCATATACTTACCAACGCTATTCTATATTTGACAATTCGCCATATGGGGGCCCCGCAGTTGGTAAGCAGGCGGGTATAGGCTTTTCATTAGATAACACTATTGAGGCTAAGGTAAAGCCAAAAAGTACAGATACATCCGGCTTAGATAAAACCGTACCCATCTTGCAGGGGTTAAGCATATCCACATTTTATAACTTTGCCCAGGATTCGCTTAAACTATCTACCCTAAACATTACTGGCCATACCGCTATATTAAACCAAAAAGTAAATATCAATTTTGGTGCTGTTTTTGATCCTTATATTAACCAGGTGCGCGATTCTATATCTAACGGAATGGTATTTAATTATGTTAACAGGATCAATCGCTATACCTTTCAGGATGGAAAACTCCCGATGCTGTCATCATTCAATTTTTCGATGAGCGGTAGTTTAAATTCGGCGCAATTTAAGCCAAAACAGGTAACAGCCGGCAGCAGCTTGCAAACCATGACACCCAATCAGGCCCAGCGTTTAGCATTGATCAATAGCGACCCGGGGGCGTATATCGACTTTAACATACCATGGAACATTGCTATAAATTACAACTTTAATTATACTAATAATATTACGAGCAGTTCGTCAAGTAATACGATAATGGTAAGCGGAGACGTAAGCCTTACTCAAAAGTGGAAAGTACAGTATAATGCCAACTACGACCTTAAAGCAAGAGCTTTAAGCAGTGCAACGTCTTTCGCCATATATCGCGACTTACACTGTTGGGATCTATCTATACAATGGCTGCCTTTTGGGTATTACAAATCATATAACGTAACACTAAAAGTAAAATCAACTATTTTACAGGATTTGAAACTGAGCAAACGTAGCGATTATACAAGTAACCAAAGTTTTAGATAACATGCTTGCAGAAATAATAACCATAGGCGACGAGATACTGATAGGCCAAATTGTAGATACCAACTCGGCATGGATGGCTGCAAGGTTAAACGAAGAGGGTATTAGGGTAAAACAGATATCATCTGTATCGGATGATAAGCAACACATACTTAAAGCCCTTGCCGAGGCTGCACTACGTGCTGATATTATTTTAATAACAGGTGGATTAGGGCCAACTAAAGACGACATTACCAAAAAGACGATTGCCGAATATTTTCATGTTGGCTTTGTATTAAACCAGGATGCTTTAACTAACGTAGAGAACATCTTTAAAAAATATAATCGCCCTTTGCTGGATGTTAACCGCAAGCAAGCTGAGGTGCCTGAAAATTGCGAGGTTATTTTAAATAATAATGGCACAGCGCCGGGTATGTGGTTTAACCAAGGTGGCAAAATATATGTATCTATGCCGGGTGTGCCTTTCGAGATGAAATATATGATGGAGGAGGAGGTAATACCTAAGCTGAAAAGCGTGTTAAAACTACCCGTTATCATTCATAAAACCATATTAACTGTAGGCGAGGGCGAGTCTTTCCTGGCGGAAAAGATAGCCGACATTGAAAATGAATTACCCTCATACATAAAGCTGGCTTATCTACCCAAAATGGGCCAGGTACGCTTGCGCTTAAGTGCTTACGGCGATGAGGCGGCTGCTTTGCAAGCTAAGATAGATGAATTTGCAGCCCGCATCGTCGAACGGGTAGGCATCAACGTGGTTGCTATGGAAGATATGCCTCTTGAGCAGGTGGTGCTTAATACAATGGCCGAAAAAGGATTGACCTTATCTGGAGCAGAAAGCTGTACAGGAGGTTATATAGCTCATTTGATCACGCAACATGCCGGCTCGTCGCAGGTGTTTTTAGGTGGGGCGGTAACTTATTCAAACCAACTAAAAGAAAGTGTTTTAGGTGTCGAACATGATACACTGACAGAATTTGGCGCTGTTAGCGAACAAACCGTGAAGCAAATGGTTAAAGGAGCATTGCTTCAGTTTAAATCTGACTATGCCGTTGCCGTAACAGGTATTGCAGGCCCCGGAGGCGGCAGCGCAGAGAAGCCGGTAGGTACTGTTTGGATAGCTGTGGCAAATGCAAATAAAACTGTGGTAAAGAAATTCACATTTGCTAATAAGCGCGCGCAAAACATCGAAAGAAGCGCTGTGGCCGCGTTTTTTATGTTGATTACTTTATTAAAAGAAAACAAAATGTGACGTGTTAATTTTATAATTTTGACACACTAAGTATAGTTTTGTCTATGGCCAAATACCAATTGTTACTGCCAAAAATGGGGGAAAGTGTTGCAGAGGCAACTATAATTAAATGGAATAAAAAGCCAGGCGATTATATTGAAGCAGATGAGGCAGTTATGGAAATAGCTACTGATAAGGTCGACTCCGAAGTCCCGTCACCGGTATCAGGAAAGTTAGTTGAACAACTATGTAAAGAGGATGAGGTGGTGCAGGTAGGGTCGGTAATTGCTATAATAGAAACCGATACTGCGGCAAACGAAACTACCACTGCGCCTGTTGCCGAAGTTAAAGCCGAGCCTGTGCCGCAAGCTGTTGCAGCAACTCCCGAGCCACAAGCAACACAACCGGCTAAAGAAGAAGAGGCTCCTCAAATTGAACAGATACCCGGCATCAGTCAATTAGCAAATAATAGTAATACCTCACAAAATACCGGCGTTAAATTCGAAAATCGTTTTTATTCGCCATTGGTAAAAAATATAGCCCACCAGGAAGGTATAGATAACGACGAGCTTGACCGCATACCCGGTACAGGCGCCGAAGGCCGTTTAACAAAAGATGATTTGTTAACTTATCTTCAAAGCAGAGGCACTAAACCTGCCCCTGTAGAAACATATGCTATTCCGCAAGCTGCAGCAAAACCCGCTGCGCCGCCGGTTATGGCGTCTGCGGCACCAACGCCTCAAGCTGCTCCGGTTACACAGCCAACCGCATCGCAGCCAGCATACACTGCACAGCAGGCAAGCGCGCCTTCTGCAAATCATAACAATACACCTGTAACGCCACCGGCACCGCAGCCTGTTACCCCGCCTGTAGCAGAACCTGTTAAAGAAACGCCTAAGCCGGTAACATCTGTATCGGGCGGCGATGAGATCATTGAAATGGACCGTATGCGTAAGCTTATTGCCGAACATATGGTATACAGCAAGCACACGTCTCCGCACGTTACATCATTTGTTGAAGCTGATGTTACGGGCCTTGTACAATGGCGCGACAAAGTGAAAGATGGATTTGAAAAACGTGAAGGAGAGAAGATAACCTTTACGCCTATATTTATAGAAGCCGTTGTACGTGCTATAAAAGATTTCCCGATGATCAACGTCACTGTTAGCGGTACACAGATCATCAAAAAGCGCGACATCAATATAAGTATGGCTACTGCTTTGCCAAGTGGCAACCTGATTGTACCAGTAATAAAACGAGCTGATCAGCTAAGTTTATTAGGCATAACTAAAGCTGTTAACGATTTGGCAAATCGTGCCCGCATCAATAAACTATTGCCCGATGATGTTAAAGACGGCACTTTCACTATAACCAATGTGGGTTCGTTTGGTAATGTTATGGGTACACCTATTATAAACCAACCACAGGTAGCTATTTTGGCTGTGGGCGCTATTAAAAAGAAAGTAGCTGTATTAGAAACACCGGAAGGGGATACCATTGCTATCAGGCATATGATGTT
This portion of the Inquilinus sp. KBS0705 genome encodes:
- a CDS encoding competence/damage-inducible protein A; translation: MLAEIITIGDEILIGQIVDTNSAWMAARLNEEGIRVKQISSVSDDKQHILKALAEAALRADIILITGGLGPTKDDITKKTIAEYFHVGFVLNQDALTNVENIFKKYNRPLLDVNRKQAEVPENCEVILNNNGTAPGMWFNQGGKIYVSMPGVPFEMKYMMEEEVIPKLKSVLKLPVIIHKTILTVGEGESFLAEKIADIENELPSYIKLAYLPKMGQVRLRLSAYGDEAAALQAKIDEFAARIVERVGINVVAMEDMPLEQVVLNTMAEKGLTLSGAESCTGGYIAHLITQHAGSSQVFLGGAVTYSNQLKESVLGVEHDTLTEFGAVSEQTVKQMVKGALLQFKSDYAVAVTGIAGPGGGSAEKPVGTVWIAVANANKTVVKKFTFANKRAQNIERSAVAAFFMLITLLKENKM
- a CDS encoding LPS-assembly protein LptD, giving the protein MKLVSLFFLLAIILMVNVMATPKRADHYITVKDTIIKLDSVRDRKLLRLKKPAKGANSKNSTATTASTTARDTTPQKAGGLEDIVKSTAEDSSFVDNDNKVSYLYGKARVTYQEFQLDAEYIRVDEKNHKIFARGATDPRTKRYIGRPLSKSGKEKPVASDSLMYDYKTKKGKIWNPASEQEGNFISGGQAKQLNKEEVAYRNVIFSTCNLPYPDTHFGIVITKGIGQKNKIISGPAYLEIEGVPLPFAIPFGFFPKPDQRSSGVLLPTFGEDQRLGFFLRNFGYYIGLNDNLDVTTMGTLYSKGSYELTSTARYLKRYKYGGSLTLSYGAHNYGIQGDPYRKDFNVTWSHSQDPNANPGTTFSASVNAGTSSFYRDNPAQNNYNLNSLTQNNLRSSISYGRVWAGTPFNLNVSLGHSQDLTKKTVTLELPTFSFNMSTLSPFDSKDRVGEQAWYQKITVGYSLVGTNKLNEVPESELFKGSTFSKRLQNGLQHNIPVAFNTNLLKFFQFSTGVNYTERWYLQSIRKRFERGSIAGQSVPVTDTVPGFVRAGDYSLNASLSTKFYGIMTFKKGNIKKIRHVTTPTISFNYKPDYGDPSYGYYRTAVSNASVPYPYTYQRYSIFDNSPYGGPAVGKQAGIGFSLDNTIEAKVKPKSTDTSGLDKTVPILQGLSISTFYNFAQDSLKLSTLNITGHTAILNQKVNINFGAVFDPYINQVRDSISNGMVFNYVNRINRYTFQDGKLPMLSSFNFSMSGSLNSAQFKPKQVTAGSSLQTMTPNQAQRLALINSDPGAYIDFNIPWNIAINYNFNYTNNITSSSSSNTIMVSGDVSLTQKWKVQYNANYDLKARALSSATSFAIYRDLHCWDLSIQWLPFGYYKSYNVTLKVKSTILQDLKLSKRSDYTSNQSFR
- a CDS encoding 2-oxo acid dehydrogenase subunit E2; the encoded protein is MAKYQLLLPKMGESVAEATIIKWNKKPGDYIEADEAVMEIATDKVDSEVPSPVSGKLVEQLCKEDEVVQVGSVIAIIETDTAANETTTAPVAEVKAEPVPQAVAATPEPQATQPAKEEEAPQIEQIPGISQLANNSNTSQNTGVKFENRFYSPLVKNIAHQEGIDNDELDRIPGTGAEGRLTKDDLLTYLQSRGTKPAPVETYAIPQAAAKPAAPPVMASAAPTPQAAPVTQPTASQPAYTAQQASAPSANHNNTPVTPPAPQPVTPPVAEPVKETPKPVTSVSGGDEIIEMDRMRKLIAEHMVYSKHTSPHVTSFVEADVTGLVQWRDKVKDGFEKREGEKITFTPIFIEAVVRAIKDFPMINVTVSGTQIIKKRDINISMATALPSGNLIVPVIKRADQLSLLGITKAVNDLANRARINKLLPDDVKDGTFTITNVGSFGNVMGTPIINQPQVAILAVGAIKKKVAVLETPEGDTIAIRHMMFLSLSYDHRVVDGALGGRFIRKIADYLENWDLTRNI